ATCGCGGACGATCAGGCGATGGTCCGGACCGGCTTCGGCATGATCCTCGGCGCGCAGCCGGACATGGAGCTGGTCGGCGAGGCGGCCGACGGGGTCGCGGCGGTGTCGCTGGCCCGGCAGGTGCGGCCGGACGTGGCGCTGCTGGACATCCGGATGCCCCGGATGGACGGGCTGGAGGCGTTGCGGCTGCTCGCCGGGCCGGGCGTGGTCGACCCGATCCGGGTGGTCGTGGTCACCACATTCGATCTTGACGAGTACGTCCACACGGCGCTGCGCAACGGCGCCTGCGGTTTCCTGCTCAAGGACTCCGGGCCGGCGCTGCTGGTGGAGGCGGTCCGGGCGGCGGTCTCCGGTGACGCGCTGATCAGCCCGTCGATCACCGTACGACTGCTGGAGCACCTCAGCCCCCCGGCACCGGCCCGGGACGACACGGGCCTGTCGCCTCGGGAG
The Micromonospora pisi DNA segment above includes these coding regions:
- a CDS encoding response regulator; this encodes MIRVMIADDQAMVRTGFGMILGAQPDMELVGEAADGVAAVSLARQVRPDVALLDIRMPRMDGLEALRLLAGPGVVDPIRVVVVTTFDLDEYVHTALRNGACGFLLKDSGPALLVEAVRAAVSGDALISPSITVRLLEHLSPPAPARDDTGLSPRELDVVKLAARGLTNAEIAARLYIAVGTVKTHLGSVQTKLGARNRVEIAAWAWERRLID